A single window of Pseudoalteromonas ulvae UL12 DNA harbors:
- a CDS encoding ABC transporter permease: MINLVKLKSQCRLAWAMLKSAPGFVAAVVATLSLTLACLFVVLSLVNSYFLKPLDVFDETRMLVVEQQTTYQDNSSSGFQSYQSIVHWLKHSQSFERAFMINAAEQVFDNLEGQPKEDVLYVGAEYFSLLNTPFVLGQGFALAENFEELDNSVVISERFWQTHFNRDPDVLGQTLHVAGGIGGSSHTIVGVVAEQFSPSYMIASGSVEVWFPTSADARFFHNEDWQSPWTNTFRNLKLIGVLKPGVNETQVREELKSQIDTIKPEWLNNGGISDIQPVTTLYREAELGNNDELSLMMLAGALGLLTIAVLNVSTLFFSRALAQHKTLALQAVLGAKRQTLFQSLFLQSLMLMVISIGVALFVSVWGIRLFKVLAQGRLPLVNSLAVDGNLVMIAIGLCLLLAYVFALITARLVNYQALNSQMQRSGKGGVSQVSGRTVKVLIASQMCVAAILVSFSMMVLGKSIETINRPLGSKTDNLYFAQLFQANNQATLAERYDNIKHYQSVLQNSPGIKRVALGQSPVTARQNANTITDMEGNSSIFFPSQWVGPDYFDLVGSNILAGRTFSEQAIRGEVNELLVSVSVAKWLQPDLEYHHIIGKNYKGLEEKVFEIVGVTDDFNHPKFHDESFGRHIWWPSQPWSYMFVIETDDNVQLTGKQVLSLLFEANSHLTLWQFRDLAQEYDNLLYMSHLTVALCGTLAVFTLLLAAIGIFGVLSYNLGLRRYEFGIRMALGAKKSRLIRLMSKEAVVPVLLGFSVAIVMVLSGYYAYKAQLSHWLLMEWKVQMTAWLITLTIALIACFRPLLILIKAKPMASLRSE, translated from the coding sequence ATGATCAATTTAGTTAAACTGAAAAGCCAATGTCGCCTTGCATGGGCGATGTTAAAAAGTGCGCCGGGATTTGTCGCTGCTGTGGTTGCGACTTTATCTCTTACGTTGGCCTGTTTATTTGTCGTGCTCAGTTTAGTGAACAGCTATTTTTTAAAACCTTTAGATGTGTTTGATGAAACACGCATGCTGGTTGTAGAGCAGCAAACGACTTACCAAGATAACAGCTCATCGGGCTTTCAAAGTTATCAATCTATTGTGCACTGGCTCAAGCATAGCCAAAGTTTTGAGCGGGCATTTATGATTAATGCTGCAGAGCAAGTGTTTGATAACCTGGAAGGGCAACCAAAAGAAGATGTGCTTTATGTAGGAGCTGAGTACTTCTCGTTGCTCAACACGCCATTTGTTTTAGGGCAAGGGTTTGCCTTAGCTGAGAACTTTGAAGAGCTTGATAACAGCGTCGTAATTTCTGAGCGTTTTTGGCAGACGCACTTTAATCGTGATCCGGATGTGTTAGGGCAAACGTTGCATGTGGCAGGGGGAATTGGCGGATCAAGTCATACCATTGTTGGTGTGGTTGCGGAGCAATTTAGTCCTTCGTATATGATTGCTTCAGGCTCGGTTGAAGTGTGGTTTCCAACCAGTGCGGATGCTCGTTTTTTCCATAATGAGGATTGGCAAAGCCCATGGACAAATACATTTCGTAACCTGAAGTTAATTGGTGTGTTAAAACCCGGCGTGAACGAAACGCAGGTGCGCGAAGAGTTAAAAAGTCAAATTGATACCATCAAACCCGAATGGCTCAACAATGGCGGTATTAGTGATATTCAGCCTGTGACGACCCTTTATCGTGAAGCTGAGCTTGGCAACAATGATGAGCTGAGCTTAATGATGCTGGCGGGGGCCTTGGGGTTGTTGACGATTGCGGTGTTGAATGTCAGTACCTTGTTTTTTTCGCGGGCGTTAGCGCAACACAAAACCTTGGCGTTACAAGCGGTGCTTGGGGCAAAGCGTCAAACATTATTCCAGAGCTTATTTCTACAATCGTTAATGTTAATGGTGATTTCTATAGGTGTCGCACTGTTTGTATCAGTGTGGGGGATTCGGCTATTTAAAGTCCTTGCTCAAGGGCGCTTACCTTTGGTTAATAGCCTTGCCGTGGATGGTAACTTGGTGATGATAGCCATAGGTTTATGTTTATTGCTTGCTTATGTTTTTGCCCTAATCACTGCACGTTTAGTGAATTACCAAGCGCTGAATAGTCAAATGCAACGTAGTGGTAAAGGTGGGGTGTCACAAGTGTCTGGCCGCACAGTGAAGGTGTTAATCGCAAGCCAGATGTGCGTTGCGGCAATATTAGTTAGTTTTTCAATGATGGTGCTTGGCAAGTCGATTGAGACAATTAATCGTCCATTGGGCAGTAAGACGGACAATTTATATTTTGCTCAGCTATTTCAAGCTAATAACCAAGCGACTCTCGCTGAGCGCTATGACAACATCAAGCATTATCAAAGTGTGTTGCAAAATAGCCCAGGAATTAAACGTGTTGCACTGGGGCAAAGTCCTGTTACCGCTAGACAAAACGCAAATACAATTACAGATATGGAAGGGAACAGTTCGATTTTTTTCCCTAGTCAGTGGGTTGGGCCAGATTACTTTGATTTAGTTGGCAGTAACATTCTTGCTGGTCGTACGTTCAGTGAGCAGGCGATTCGGGGCGAAGTGAATGAACTGTTGGTGTCGGTCAGCGTGGCAAAGTGGCTGCAGCCAGATCTCGAATATCACCATATTATTGGCAAAAATTACAAAGGGTTAGAAGAAAAGGTTTTTGAAATTGTTGGCGTAACTGACGATTTTAATCATCCTAAATTTCATGATGAGTCATTTGGGCGTCATATTTGGTGGCCGTCGCAACCTTGGAGTTATATGTTTGTTATTGAAACAGATGACAATGTTCAATTAACGGGTAAGCAAGTACTGAGTCTGCTTTTTGAGGCTAATAGCCATTTAACGTTATGGCAATTTAGAGACTTAGCGCAAGAGTATGACAATTTATTGTATATGAGTCATTTGACGGTTGCGCTATGTGGTACTTTGGCGGTGTTTACCTTGTTGCTCGCTGCTATCGGTATTTTTGGCGTACTGAGTTATAACTTGGGATTACGTCGTTATGAGTTTGGTATTCGCATGGCGTTAGGCGCTAAAAAAAGTCGCTTAATCAGATTAATGAGTAAAGAAGCGGTCGTGCCGGTATTGCTGGGTTTTAGTGTGGCGATTGTGATGGTGTTAAGTGGTTATTATGCCTATAAGGCTCAGTTAAGTCATTGGTTGTTAATGGAGTGGAAAGTACAGATGACAGCTTGGTTGATCACTTTAACTATTGCATTGATTGCTTGTTTTAGGCCACTGTTGATATTAATTAAAGCTAAACCGATGGCGTCGCTGCGCAGTGAATAA
- a CDS encoding sensor histidine kinase: MARFHSFERYLIIAGLAVFFVLVIMGSLLAYSWTFDWFTSVTLLMPFFIVVVWALLRCYQRIVDLIERIGLQLDGLQYQETNSWHLAQYTSGRVASLKADFNQVAQTIVDKKREHSQTEAFVFEFVTMLDLPIVIIDPYQHVYFTNQACLKTLKLTQIEGVDVKTLGLYQDNTEWKFAERASKTGRYQISNHSFWRAGRSYELLAFFSIEEQLRVNEQQVWQRLIRVINHEVRNSLTPICSMSQSLLQMKAKGQLGEKDDLACDMLQVIEKRALNLLDFVASYSAFSQVGTAQPKQVSSELINQRLKAIYPDLDISCHATVYFSVDIGQLEQALINLIKNAYEAGGQTVPQLKWSLSANTIEVDIIDQGIGIQNPDNLFVPFYTTKQQGAGIGLVISRELIRNQGGHLVVAANSDGLGTRVNVRLPQSRGL, encoded by the coding sequence ATGGCACGGTTCCACTCTTTTGAGCGGTATCTGATCATAGCTGGTCTAGCTGTGTTCTTCGTATTGGTCATTATGGGAAGCCTGTTGGCTTATTCATGGACATTTGATTGGTTTACCAGTGTGACATTATTAATGCCTTTTTTCATCGTAGTCGTCTGGGCATTGCTGCGCTGTTATCAGCGGATTGTCGATTTAATTGAGCGCATCGGTTTGCAGCTAGATGGCCTGCAATACCAAGAAACCAATAGTTGGCATTTGGCGCAATATACAAGTGGTCGAGTGGCCAGTTTAAAAGCGGATTTCAATCAAGTAGCACAAACGATAGTCGACAAAAAACGTGAGCATAGTCAAACAGAAGCGTTTGTTTTTGAATTTGTCACTATGCTTGATCTGCCAATTGTAATTATTGACCCATACCAGCATGTTTATTTTACCAATCAGGCTTGTTTAAAGACACTAAAATTAACTCAGATTGAAGGGGTAGATGTCAAAACATTGGGCCTTTATCAAGACAATACCGAATGGAAATTTGCTGAGCGAGCCTCTAAAACGGGTCGGTATCAAATATCGAATCATTCATTTTGGCGCGCTGGTCGAAGTTACGAATTGCTGGCTTTTTTCTCGATAGAAGAGCAATTACGGGTAAATGAACAGCAGGTTTGGCAACGGCTGATCCGAGTGATTAATCATGAAGTCCGCAACTCTTTAACCCCTATTTGCTCGATGAGCCAGTCTTTATTGCAAATGAAAGCCAAGGGACAGCTCGGTGAAAAGGACGATTTAGCTTGCGATATGCTACAAGTGATTGAAAAAAGAGCCTTAAATTTGCTTGATTTTGTGGCCAGTTACAGTGCTTTTTCACAAGTGGGCACAGCGCAGCCTAAACAAGTAAGTAGTGAGTTGATTAACCAGCGTTTGAAAGCGATTTACCCAGACTTAGACATTAGTTGTCACGCTACGGTCTATTTTTCGGTCGATATCGGGCAGTTAGAGCAAGCACTTATTAATCTGATCAAAAATGCTTATGAGGCAGGTGGTCAAACAGTACCGCAGTTGAAATGGTCGCTAAGTGCGAACACGATTGAGGTTGATATTATCGACCAAGGCATCGGCATTCAAAATCCTGACAACTTATTTGTGCCTTTTTATACCACTAAGCAACAAGGAGCCGGTATTGGTTTAGTGATCAGCCGAGAGTTGATCCGTAATCAAGGCGGGCACTTAGTGGTTGCAGCTAACTCCGATGGATTAGGTACCCGCGTGAATGTGCGCTTGCCTCAAAGTCGAGGCCTATAA
- a CDS encoding sigma-54-dependent transcriptional regulator: MDTILIIDDQADVRMSATIALNQMGYHCIEAQGPDEAFEMLARTGVSLILLDMNFKLDTTSGEEGLRFLQQLKTQQYDIPVVVMTAWASVDVAVQAMQLGAVDFIEKPWNNMRLISIVEQQLKQQQITHDNACLKALQSDVSEEYIAQSEQMIHLLAQARRAAKTDASILITGENGTGKSLLAHYIHQHSARHAQRFVSINIGAIAPSLFESELFGHKKGAFTDAKEDRLGRFEIADGGTLFLDEIATLPLELQSKMLRVLESREFEVLGSSKTQQADVRIIAATNAELANSIEQGEFRRDLFFRLNTIELHIAPLRERPEDIEALSRHLLHQHSKKYQRHGMSFSPSAQQSLTYYSWPGNVRELSHCIERAVIMSEHSVITESDLSLQHIEATPSSALPLLPLDELEKQMILKAMAEFNGNVIAAGEFLGLSKSAIYRRIEKFGIDLKGRES; encoded by the coding sequence ATGGACACTATTTTAATTATTGATGATCAGGCTGATGTACGAATGTCAGCAACCATCGCGCTCAATCAAATGGGTTACCATTGCATCGAAGCACAAGGCCCAGATGAAGCCTTTGAAATGTTGGCACGTACGGGTGTCAGTCTTATTTTGCTCGATATGAATTTTAAGCTTGATACCACCTCTGGTGAAGAAGGATTGCGTTTTCTTCAGCAATTAAAAACGCAGCAATATGATATTCCGGTCGTAGTTATGACGGCATGGGCGAGTGTCGATGTGGCGGTGCAAGCAATGCAGTTGGGTGCGGTTGATTTTATAGAAAAACCCTGGAATAACATGCGGTTGATTTCTATTGTTGAACAACAGCTGAAACAACAACAGATCACCCACGACAATGCTTGTTTAAAAGCCTTGCAGTCAGATGTATCAGAGGAATATATTGCCCAATCTGAGCAAATGATTCACTTACTAGCGCAAGCACGCCGTGCAGCTAAAACAGATGCCAGTATTTTAATTACAGGCGAAAATGGCACTGGAAAAAGCTTGCTTGCTCATTATATTCACCAGCACTCGGCTCGTCATGCACAGCGCTTTGTGAGTATCAATATTGGCGCTATTGCCCCTTCGTTATTTGAAAGTGAATTATTTGGTCATAAAAAAGGGGCCTTTACGGATGCTAAGGAGGATCGTCTCGGGCGGTTTGAAATCGCTGACGGTGGTACATTATTTTTAGATGAAATTGCTACGCTTCCTCTTGAGCTACAAAGTAAAATGTTGCGAGTACTCGAAAGTCGCGAGTTTGAAGTGCTAGGCTCGAGCAAAACTCAACAAGCCGATGTCAGAATTATCGCTGCAACCAATGCGGAGCTTGCAAACTCTATTGAGCAAGGTGAGTTTCGTCGAGATTTGTTTTTTCGCCTCAATACAATTGAGCTTCATATTGCGCCTCTTCGTGAGCGACCTGAGGATATTGAAGCGCTCAGCCGACATTTATTGCACCAACACAGTAAAAAATATCAACGTCATGGCATGTCTTTTTCGCCATCAGCACAGCAAAGCTTAACGTATTACAGTTGGCCGGGAAATGTGCGAGAGTTAAGCCATTGTATTGAGCGTGCAGTGATTATGTCAGAACACAGTGTGATAACCGAGAGTGATTTATCGCTGCAACACATTGAGGCGACACCTTCGTCTGCACTCCCTCTGTTACCACTTGATGAATTAGAAAAACAGATGATCCTCAAAGCCATGGCTGAATTTAATGGCAATGTGATTGCGGCGGGAGAGTTTTTAGGGCTCAGTAAATCGGCTATTTATCGGCGCATCGAAAAGTTTGGGATAGATCTCAAAGGCAGGGAGAGTTAA